Proteins encoded within one genomic window of Microbacterium sp. LKL04:
- the rplM gene encoding 50S ribosomal protein L13, whose amino-acid sequence MTRTYTPKAGEITREWVVIDASDVVLGRLASHAATLLRGKHKPTFANHVDTGDFVIIINADKVALTGQKLEQKKAYRHSGYPGGLKSVTYSELLEKNSVRAVEKAVRGMLPKNSLGRQQLTKLKVYRGAEHPHAAQQPTTYTFDQVAQ is encoded by the coding sequence GTGACGCGCACTTACACGCCCAAGGCTGGTGAGATCACCCGCGAGTGGGTGGTCATCGACGCATCCGACGTCGTTCTCGGCCGCCTCGCCTCGCACGCTGCCACGCTCCTGCGCGGCAAGCACAAGCCCACGTTCGCGAACCACGTCGACACCGGCGACTTCGTGATCATCATCAATGCCGACAAGGTGGCCCTCACCGGCCAGAAGCTCGAGCAGAAGAAGGCCTACCGCCACTCGGGTTACCCGGGCGGCCTCAAGTCGGTCACCTACTCCGAGCTCCTCGAGAAGAACTCGGTTCGCGCTGTCGAGAAGGCCGTCCGCGGCATGCTCCCCAAGAACAGCCTGGGTCGTCAGCAGCTGACGAAGCTGAAGGTCTACCGCGGTGCTGAGCACCCCCACGCTGCCCAGCAGCCCACCACGTACACCTTCGACCAGGTCGCCCAGTAA
- a CDS encoding lipopolysaccharide biosynthesis protein: protein MRRGFVVRIAAVGLAAIVQAVSLLVIARGAGATLFGVFSIAFSIYILCSAVTGLGLNNYALRLNYASRKAPDVLRSMIAWRTIAILVLLVLIACAGVISEKSLAGTGPFIWLAGAAGASEQVSDLTQGILSGRREVLKAAIFLVAQRLFALAGVIVGLLTTDVALWAGLGFVGSSVLAAAPWLRYIGRPHRMRLTFKGASAYWGATVTSSASQLEPTIVGLFGNAATAGFYSLGVRLAGPVNLVTNAVVTIAVPQMSASDTATKRSIYKKMRKFAIASAGAAVVIATPAAWVVEHALGPGFSGSAPFVAALVIAAAVSGISRTAQAFLYSIDRARPAALAIGTGTCVTLATLAISGWVSPVGLPLAPILGQLITMVAILRAAHKT, encoded by the coding sequence ATGCGTCGTGGCTTCGTCGTCAGGATCGCCGCAGTCGGCTTAGCGGCCATCGTCCAGGCGGTCTCACTCCTCGTTATTGCTCGGGGAGCGGGCGCAACTCTTTTCGGAGTCTTCTCGATCGCATTCTCAATTTACATTCTATGCTCGGCCGTAACCGGGTTGGGTCTCAACAATTATGCGCTCCGACTCAATTACGCGTCCCGGAAAGCCCCTGATGTTCTCCGCTCGATGATCGCCTGGCGCACGATTGCAATCCTCGTCTTGCTCGTGCTGATCGCATGTGCCGGCGTCATATCGGAAAAGAGCTTGGCGGGAACCGGGCCTTTTATCTGGTTGGCAGGCGCGGCAGGTGCGTCTGAACAAGTCAGCGATCTGACCCAAGGGATACTCTCCGGCAGACGTGAGGTGCTTAAAGCCGCCATCTTCCTCGTGGCTCAGCGATTATTTGCCTTGGCCGGCGTCATCGTGGGTTTGCTAACAACTGACGTCGCTCTGTGGGCAGGACTGGGATTTGTAGGCTCTTCCGTCCTCGCCGCTGCACCTTGGCTTCGGTATATCGGCCGTCCGCACCGGATGAGGCTGACATTTAAAGGCGCTTCAGCTTACTGGGGAGCGACTGTGACGTCCAGCGCATCTCAGTTGGAGCCGACGATAGTCGGCCTATTCGGGAATGCGGCGACCGCAGGCTTCTATAGCCTCGGCGTTCGGCTGGCCGGCCCCGTCAACCTGGTCACGAACGCAGTCGTAACCATCGCCGTCCCGCAGATGAGCGCCAGCGACACCGCAACAAAGAGATCCATCTATAAGAAGATGCGGAAGTTTGCGATCGCGTCCGCTGGCGCCGCTGTGGTCATTGCGACGCCAGCCGCGTGGGTCGTCGAGCACGCACTTGGTCCGGGCTTTTCAGGATCCGCACCCTTTGTCGCAGCCTTAGTCATAGCCGCCGCCGTCAGCGGTATCAGCCGCACAGCGCAGGCGTTCCTTTATTCAATCGACCGAGCCCGCCCGGCAGCCCTGGCCATCGGGACTGGAACGTGCGTGACGCTGGCAACTCTCGCGATTAGTGGATGGGTGTCGCCAGTTGGGCTCCCGCTGGCTCCAATTCTTGGTCAACTCATCACCATGGTCGCCATACTGCGCGCCGCTCACAAGACTTGA
- the glmM gene encoding phosphoglucosamine mutase — MALFGTDGVRGLANGPLTADLALTLAQATAVVLGQGRIANARKAAGKRLTAVVARDPRVSGHFLSAAVAAGLASSGVDVLDAGVLPTPAAAFLVGDIDADFGVMISASHNPAPDNGIKIFARGGVKLPDVVERRIEEAMTGPKLAPTGGAVGRISRFADAEDRYVVHLLASLRTSLRGLHVVLDCAHGAASGVSPETFRDAGAKVTVIGADPNGLNINEGVGSTHLDVLVAEVLRTGADLGIAHDGDADRCLAVDADGRIIDGDQIMAILAVSMKQRGLLKDDTLVATVMSNLGLHRAMADNAIHLETTGVGDRYVLERMNEGGFSLGGEQSGHVIMSEYATTGDGVLTGLHLAAEVARQRKPLSELAKVMTVFPQVLINVKGVERSRATDADVLAAVEAVEAELGDTGRVLLRPSGTEQLVRVMVEAASEEDAKRVGERLAEVVRG, encoded by the coding sequence ATGGCACTGTTCGGGACGGACGGTGTGCGGGGCCTCGCGAACGGCCCCCTCACCGCCGATCTCGCGCTCACCCTGGCCCAGGCGACCGCTGTCGTCCTGGGCCAGGGTCGTATCGCGAACGCACGCAAAGCCGCCGGCAAGCGCCTCACCGCTGTCGTCGCACGCGACCCCCGGGTCTCCGGGCACTTCTTGAGCGCGGCCGTCGCCGCGGGGCTCGCCTCGTCCGGCGTGGACGTCCTCGATGCCGGTGTCTTGCCGACCCCTGCCGCCGCCTTCCTCGTCGGCGACATCGACGCCGACTTCGGCGTCATGATCTCGGCGTCGCACAACCCGGCACCCGACAACGGCATCAAGATCTTCGCGCGCGGCGGCGTCAAACTGCCCGATGTCGTCGAACGGCGCATCGAAGAAGCGATGACCGGCCCGAAGCTCGCGCCCACCGGGGGAGCGGTCGGTCGTATCAGCCGGTTTGCCGATGCCGAAGACCGCTACGTCGTGCACCTGCTCGCGTCGCTGCGCACCAGCCTTCGTGGGCTGCACGTCGTGCTCGATTGCGCGCACGGCGCCGCGTCCGGAGTCTCGCCCGAGACTTTCCGCGACGCGGGCGCCAAGGTCACCGTCATTGGCGCCGACCCCAACGGCCTCAACATCAACGAAGGCGTCGGCTCCACCCACCTCGACGTTCTCGTCGCCGAAGTGCTCCGCACCGGCGCCGACCTCGGCATCGCCCACGACGGCGACGCCGACCGCTGCCTCGCCGTCGACGCCGACGGCCGCATCATCGACGGCGACCAGATCATGGCGATCCTCGCGGTATCGATGAAACAGCGCGGGCTGCTGAAGGACGACACGCTCGTCGCCACCGTGATGAGCAACCTCGGCCTGCACCGAGCGATGGCCGACAACGCCATCCACCTCGAAACGACCGGCGTCGGCGACCGTTACGTTCTCGAGCGCATGAACGAGGGCGGGTTCTCGCTCGGCGGTGAGCAGAGCGGCCACGTCATCATGAGCGAGTACGCGACGACGGGCGACGGTGTCCTCACGGGACTGCACCTCGCCGCGGAGGTCGCGCGTCAGCGCAAGCCGCTGTCGGAACTCGCAAAGGTCATGACCGTCTTCCCGCAGGTGCTGATCAACGTCAAGGGCGTCGAGCGGTCGCGTGCCACCGATGCCGACGTACTCGCTGCGGTCGAGGCCGTCGAAGCGGAACTCGGCGACACCGGCCGAGTGTTGCTGCGCCCGTCGGGAACCGAACAACTCGTGCGGGTCATGGTCGAAGCGGCATCGGAAGAGGATGCGAAGCGGGTCGGCGAGCGCCTGGCGGAGGTTGTGCGGGGCTGA
- a CDS encoding DapH/DapD/GlmU-related protein, which yields MAESTWVGDRVQRDSDSVQIGRDVWIGAGAIVVGGVEIGEGAVVAAGSVVTRSVEPYSIVGGNPARAIRQRFSSTEASEHSKELDRRSLR from the coding sequence ATGGCTGAGTCGACATGGGTGGGGGATCGAGTTCAGAGGGACAGCGACTCCGTTCAGATTGGCCGAGATGTCTGGATTGGTGCAGGTGCAATCGTGGTCGGCGGTGTCGAGATTGGAGAGGGGGCCGTCGTCGCTGCTGGAAGCGTGGTGACCCGCTCGGTGGAGCCGTATTCAATCGTCGGCGGGAATCCTGCTCGGGCGATTCGGCAAAGGTTTAGTTCTACCGAAGCTTCGGAACATTCCAAGGAGTTGGACCGTCGATCACTCCGGTGA
- the rpsI gene encoding 30S ribosomal protein S9 — MAKIADSLDQTPENYSTETPAAAEAAPVRPVLSVPGAAVGRRKQAIARVRLVPGSGTITVNGRTIEDYFPNKLHQQLINDPFTVLGLAGGYDVIARISGGGPSGQAGALRLGIARSLNQIDEENNRPTLKKAGFLSRDARVKERKKAGLKKARKAPQYSKR, encoded by the coding sequence ATGGCGAAGATCGCTGATTCCCTCGACCAGACCCCTGAGAACTACTCGACCGAGACCCCGGCCGCCGCTGAGGCTGCCCCGGTCCGTCCCGTGCTCTCCGTCCCCGGTGCCGCTGTCGGCCGCCGCAAGCAGGCCATCGCCCGCGTGCGCCTGGTCCCCGGCTCGGGCACCATCACGGTGAACGGCCGCACGATCGAGGACTACTTCCCCAACAAGCTGCACCAGCAGCTGATCAACGACCCGTTCACGGTCCTCGGCCTCGCCGGTGGCTACGACGTGATCGCCCGCATCTCGGGTGGTGGCCCCTCGGGCCAGGCCGGCGCCCTGCGCCTCGGCATCGCGCGGTCGCTGAACCAGATCGACGAAGAGAACAACCGCCCGACCCTCAAGAAGGCCGGCTTCCTCTCCCGTGACGCTCGCGTCAAGGAGCGCAAGAAGGCTGGTCTCAAGAAGGCGCGTAAGGCTCCTCAGTACTCGAAGCGTTAA
- a CDS encoding glycosyltransferase — MYGYDSVVPALTSLPANPVWVAPNSLYDAEEMLPAQLDSDSNRFVYVGRLVGEKKVHLAIRAIERLVQAGRNVGLDIVGQGEDESMLRDLAYELGVSANVTFHGQMADPVDLFNVYSRSVAALSPGYAGLSLTQSVGFGVPILVAREEPHAPEIELARLGGVEFFESDDVDSLAQTMLGALEHAGTQDRKALSERVRGAYSAAAMAEGLIRALQEAPQEIDSSGWPTGLGTHLG, encoded by the coding sequence GTGTGGTACCCGCGTTGACGAGCCTCCCCGCAAATCCTGTCTGGGTTGCCCCCAACTCGCTGTACGACGCGGAGGAAATGCTGCCCGCTCAGCTCGATTCAGATTCGAATCGGTTCGTCTACGTTGGTCGGTTGGTCGGCGAGAAAAAGGTGCATTTAGCAATACGGGCCATCGAGCGCTTAGTCCAAGCCGGTAGGAACGTCGGTTTGGACATCGTCGGTCAGGGGGAGGATGAGTCGATGCTTCGAGATCTCGCCTATGAATTAGGGGTCTCAGCAAATGTCACCTTCCACGGTCAGATGGCGGACCCCGTGGACCTCTTCAATGTCTACTCCCGGTCAGTTGCCGCGCTGTCGCCAGGCTACGCAGGGCTGAGTCTCACTCAGAGCGTCGGATTCGGAGTGCCGATATTGGTGGCGCGCGAAGAGCCACACGCGCCGGAAATTGAGCTCGCCCGTCTCGGAGGGGTTGAGTTTTTTGAATCGGACGACGTCGACTCTCTCGCGCAGACGATGCTCGGCGCCTTGGAGCATGCCGGTACACAGGACCGGAAGGCTCTCTCGGAGAGGGTTCGCGGCGCTTACTCGGCCGCAGCGATGGCCGAGGGATTGATCCGTGCGCTTCAGGAGGCGCCACAAGAAATCGACAGTTCCGGTTGGCCGACAGGGTTAGGAACTCATCTTGGGTGA
- a CDS encoding glycosyltransferase, which translates to MQTLVKASIRSLVRLRHARVGVLTLTDSHARSWGRWGVPDPVVFTTTQDSRDWAKGICGRDSEASGWAAVVGGINARKNIDVVADAVSKSATRIGLIIAGKSSVAPETLEQWMSPMTSAGRPVIVIQDHLSDSELDALILEASCVVLAYTNVGPSGIAGKAMTAGTPVVTAGSRSLHALSRAWPRHVLSTRLSPSDLGRAITTAVSAGRVGGTSGATPSDFAKRLRML; encoded by the coding sequence ATGCAGACACTCGTCAAAGCCTCCATCCGATCCCTCGTGCGCCTTCGGCACGCTCGAGTGGGGGTTTTGACCCTGACCGACTCGCACGCGCGTTCTTGGGGTCGTTGGGGAGTGCCTGACCCGGTCGTCTTCACAACCACTCAGGACTCGCGGGATTGGGCGAAAGGCATTTGTGGCCGCGATTCTGAAGCATCTGGATGGGCCGCAGTCGTCGGCGGTATAAACGCACGAAAGAACATCGATGTCGTCGCCGATGCCGTCTCCAAGAGCGCTACACGAATCGGACTTATCATCGCCGGCAAGTCTTCCGTCGCGCCTGAGACTCTCGAGCAATGGATGAGCCCGATGACAAGTGCCGGGCGGCCAGTCATTGTCATCCAGGACCACCTGAGCGATTCCGAACTCGACGCACTCATCCTGGAAGCGTCTTGCGTCGTTCTCGCTTATACGAACGTGGGGCCCAGCGGAATCGCCGGAAAAGCTATGACTGCCGGCACGCCAGTCGTCACTGCAGGCTCGCGATCCTTGCACGCGCTATCCCGCGCGTGGCCACGTCACGTGCTGAGCACACGGCTCTCCCCGAGCGACCTGGGTCGCGCGATCACGACGGCTGTCTCAGCAGGCAGGGTAGGAGGCACTAGCGGGGCAACGCCGTCTGACTTCGCGAAACGCCTTCGGATGCTCTGA